A region of Panthera uncia isolate 11264 chromosome D4, Puncia_PCG_1.0, whole genome shotgun sequence DNA encodes the following proteins:
- the ZBTB6 gene encoding zinc finger and BTB domain-containing protein 6 yields the protein MAAESDVLHFQFEQQGDVVLQKMNLLRQQNLFCDVSIYINDTEFQGHKVILAACSTFMRDQFLLTQSKHVRITILQSAEVGRKLLLSCYTGALEVKRKELLKYLTAASYLQMVHIVEKCTEALSKYLEIDLSMKNNNQHTDLCQSSDPDVKNEEENSDKDCEIIEISEDSPINVDFHVKEEESNVLQSTAELTSERKEMKSPELSSVDIGFKDNEICILHVESISTAGVENEQFSQPCTSSKATMYFSETQHSLINSTVESRVAEVPGNQDQSLFCENTEGSHGTVNEIQNLEDAYSLRHQCPRCPRGFLHVENYLRHLKMHKLFLCLQCGKTFTQKKNLNRHIRGHMGIRPFQCTVCLKTFTAKSTLQDHLNIHSGDRPYKCHCCDMDFKHKSALKKHLTSVHGRSSSEKLPRHDLKRQNLL from the coding sequence ATGGCTGCTGAATCCGATGTCCTGCATTTCCAGTTTGAACAGCAAGGAGATGTAGTCTTGCAGAAAATGAATCTCTTGAGACAGCAGAATTTATTTTGTGATGTGTCAATTTATATTAATGACACCGAGTTCCAGGGGCACAAGGTGATTTTAGCTGCTTGCTCCACTTTCATGAGAGATCAGTTTTTACTTACGCAGTCAAAACATGTCAGAATCACCATCTTGCAGAGTGCAGAAGTTGGCAGAAAACTGTTGCTGTCTTGCTATACAGGAGCACTTGAAGTTAAAAGGAAAGAGCTTTTGAAATATTTGACTGCTGCTAGTTACCTGCAGATGGTTCACATTGTGGAAAAGTGCACAGAAGCTTTGTCAAAGTATCTGGAAATTGATCTTTCTATGAAAAATAACAATCAGCATACTGACCTGTGTCAGTCCTCTGATCCAGAtgttaaaaatgaagaagaaaattcagaTAAAGACTGTGAGATAATTGAAATTTCAGAAGACAGTCCCATAAACGTAGATTTTCatgtaaaagaagaagaaagcaatgtTTTACAGTCTACAGCAGAGTTGAcatcagagaggaaggaaatgaagtcaCCAGAGCTGTCTTCAGTAGATATTGGTTTTAAAGATAATGAAATTTGTATCCTCCATGTGGAATCTATCAGTACTGCCGGTGTAGAAAATGAGCAGTTTTCACAGCCTTGTACCTCTTCAAAAGCAACCATGTATTTCTCTGAAACACAGCATTCACTGATCAATTCTACAGTTGAGAGCAGAGTGGCAGAAGTTCCTGGGAATCAAGATCAGAGCTTATTCTGTGAGAATACTGAAGGAAGTCATGGTACAGTGAATGAGATTCAGAACCTGGAGGATGCTTATTCACTGAGGCACCAGTGCCCCAGGTGTCCCCGAGGATTTCTTCACGTTGAAAACTATCTGCGCCACCTTAAGATGCATAAACTGTTCTTGTGCTTACAGTGCGGGAAAACATttacacagaagaaaaatctcaaccgGCACATTCGAGGGCACATGGGCATACGGCCCTTTCAGTGCACTGTGTGCTTGAAGACCTTTACTGCCAAAAGCACACTTCAGGACCACTTGAACATACACAGTGGAGACCGCCCATACAAATGCCACTGTTGTGACATGGATTTCAAACACAAATCTGCCCTCAAAAAGCACTTAACCTCTGTCCATGGCAGAAGTAGTAGTGAAAAACTACCCAGGCATGATCTCAAAAGGCAAAATCTACTATAA
- the ZBTB26 gene encoding zinc finger and BTB domain-containing protein 26 produces the protein MGPGSCFVRRGLPFRFRWVPLWLGFPAPPPSRSPEGPELLAVPDPDGGLLPGLSAKMSERSDLLHFKFENYGDSMLQKMNKLREENKFCDVTVLIDDIEVQGHKIVFAAGSPFLRDQFLLNDSREVKISILQSSEVGRQLLLSCYSGVLEFPEMELVNYLTAASFLQMSHIVERCTQALWKFIKPKQPMDSKEGCEPQSASPQSKEQQGDARGSPKQDSPCIHPSEDSMDMEDSDIQIVKVESIGDVSEVRSKKDQNQFISSEPTALHSSEPQHSLINSTVENRVSEIEQNHLHNYALSYAGSDNIIMASKDVFGPNIRGVDKGLQWHHQCPKCTRVFRHLENYANHLKMHKLFMCLLCGKTFTQKGNLHRHMRVHAGIKPFQCKICGKTFSQKCSLQDHLNLHSGDKPHKCNYCDMVFAHKPVLRKHLKQLHGKNSFDNANERNVQDLTVDFDSFACTTVSDSKGCQPQPDATQVLDAGKLAQAVLNLRNDSTCVN, from the exons ATGGGACCTGGAAGTTGTTTTGTCCGGCGAGGGCTGCCCTTCCGGTTCCGTTGGGTCCCCCTTTGGCTCGggttccctgcccctcccccttcccggaGCCCCGAGGGGCCGGAGCTCCTGGCGGTGCCGGATCCTGACGGTGGCCTTCTCCCGGGTCT GTCTGCCAAAATGTCTGAAAGATCAGATCTCCTTCACTTCAAGTTTGAAAATTATGGAGATTCAATGttacaaaaaatgaacaaattaagagaagagaataaattttGTGATGTTACAGTTCTCATAGATGATATTGAGGTACAGGGGCATAAAATTGTGTTTGCTGCAGGTTCCCCCTTCTTAAGAGACCAGTTTTTACTGAATGATTCCAGAGAGGTGAAAATCTCCATATTGCAGAGTTCCGAAGTGGGGAGACAATTGCTCTTATCCTGTTATAGTGGTGTGCTGGAATTCCCTGAAATGGAACTGGTCAATTACTTGACTGCTGCAAGTTTTCTTCAGATGAGCCACATTGTAGAACGGTGCACACAGGCCTTGTGGAAGTTTATAAAGCCAAAACAACCAATGGATAGTAAAGAGGGATGTGAACCACAGAGTGCTTCTCCCCAGTCAAAAGAACAGCAGGGAGATGCCAGAGGCTCCCCAAAACAGGATTCACCTTGTATTCATCCATCTGAAGACAGTATGGATATGGAGGACAGTGATATTCAGATTGTTAAGGTAGAATCTATTGGGGATGTATCTGAGGTTAGAAGTAAAAAAGATCAGAACCAGTTTATTTCTTCTGAACCCACTGCTTTACATTCATCAGAGCCCCAGCATTCCCTGATAAATTcaactgtggaaaacagagtAAGTGAAATAGAACAAAACCATCTCCACAATTATGCCCTCTCTTACGCAGGCAGTGATAATATCATCATGGCCTCAAAAGATGTCTTTGGGCCTAATATTCGAGGTGTAGACAAAGGCCTACAGTGGCATCACCAGTGCCCAAAGTGTACCAGGGTGTTTCGTCACCTGGAGAACTAcgccaaccatttaaaaatgcacaaactcTTTATGTGTCTACTCTGCGGCAAGACTTTTACTCAGAAAGGCAACCTTCATCGACACATGCGTGTGCATGCCGGCATTAAACCTTTCCAGTGTAAGATCTGTGGGAAAACCTTTTCTCAGAAGTGTTCCTTACAGGATCATCTTAACCTTCACAGTGGAGATAAGCCCCATAAGTGTAACTATTGTGACATGGTTTTTGCACATAAGCCAGTTTTGAGGAAACATCTTAAACAGCTGCATGGCAAAAACAGTTTTGATAATGCCAATGAAAGAAATGTGCAAGACCTCACAGTGGATtttgattcttttgcatgtacaACAGTCTCAGACTCTAAAGGGTGTCAGCCACAGCCTGATGCAACACAGGTCCTGGATGCAGGTAAACTGGCCCAAGCTGTCTTGAACTTAAGAAACGATAGTACTTGTGTGAATTGA